The proteins below are encoded in one region of Silene latifolia isolate original U9 population chromosome 2, ASM4854445v1, whole genome shotgun sequence:
- the LOC141641828 gene encoding uncharacterized protein LOC141641828: MNTNAKLFNLGIRENDTCYLCGCGREELEHLFFRCDYSTEILDLVRAKLGIRIPRDDILRWRLSRRGTKEDKGAINAMINACMYLIWQQRNSSREHASILRPSKIVEQIFQVLKLRFKALTGGGSSWIRRCIDEVEQS, encoded by the coding sequence ATGAATACAAATGCTAAACTGTTCAATTTGGGGATCAGAGAGAATGATACCTGCTATCTGTGTGGCTGTGGCAGGGAGGAGCTTGAGCATTTGTTTTTCAGGTGTGATTATAGTACGGAGATTCTTGATCTGGTGAGAGCAAAACTTGGCATCAGAATACCGAGAGATGACATATTGAGGTGGAGATTGAGTAGAAGAGGAACAAAGGAAGATAAAGGAGCGATTAATGCAATGATAAATGCGTGTATGTACCTGATTTGGCAGCAACGAAACTCCAGCAGGGAACATGCAAGCATCTTAAGACCGTCAAAGATTGTGGAACAAATATTTCAGGTGCTAAAACTTAGATTCAAAGCTTTGACAGGAGGGGGGTCTAGCTGGATTCGAAGGTGCATAGATGAAGTTGAGCAATCCTGA